The DNA sequence GTGGACATTTGGGATTTTTATAAATTGCTTCCTCAATTTTCTCCAccctttaaaatatagaatatatagtgTGTCACCCACCACCCAAATATCTGCAAGTCTTACACTGTCTGAATAAAAACTATAGTGTGAATATTTTGCCTGAATTGTTATACCTATAGCAATAAAGTACTATAGAGTTAGCAATGGGCTTGTGAAGGATTATGAAGGGCTAAAACTTTTCCATATTTGAGGTGTTCCCCCAATTTTATTTCTGGGAGTACTTTTTGCTAGGGGTTtccaaacaaaaggaagaaatggtgCTGCCAGAAGAATCTCTGAGGGGGCAGGGACAGGCCCTTCCAGAGAAGTCTGCTGCCTGCCAGGAATCTCAGCCAACCTGTTTTAGGCAGTTTTTAGAAAGAAttgtaaaataagaaatggaCAGTGCAGTGATGAGAATCACTTTTACATCGCCCCCAAACCCCATTTCCTGAAATCCCCACCTCCTTGATAATATCTAACATTTAAATAGTGTTTTAATACTTTACAAAGACTGTCATATAACAGCCAAACCTTAATCTTGAAATCCATCCCCCACTTGCCATCACTGGTTTTCCCAAGGCtttgatatttcatttattcccatTGTTGGTTCTCTTGTTTCCATCTTCTAGTCATTTTTCTTTGgccttctgttcttccttttgcAATTTTAATTATTGACAATGATTTTTGAGTCTTCCCTGAGCTCTGATGTCACATAGTTGGCACAGAGTACACAGTTAAATAATTCTTCAAAACTGAATCAATCTCTGATAGGGATGTCCACTTGGAAGTCACAGCATCATCTCAAAGCCTGACACCAACATGTTGTCTTGTAAAATATCTGATGTGTCTGTTAACAATAGGgagaactaatatttattatgtgtcatgtgttttcaataaattatCTACCTCTCACAACAATCCTAGGAAATAGgtgaatgaagaatgaagaaacagTCCCAAACAGGGACTGAGCAAGTTAAGGAATGGTGATCTGAACTCAGGTCATCTAACTCAAACCAGAGTCCCTTATATCACATGATAAGTCCTCCGGCCTCTTATATGAAAAGTCACTTAACCCCTCTCAGTTCTGGTGTTGCCACCTGTCCAGTAGAGGCCTGATGATAAACACAGCCAAAGACAGGACCTGAATTGATAGGTAATTAAGGATGAGCAAAAAGGATTGCACACTCAGCAAAATCAAAGATAATAGacttaaaactgaaaatacaaagaaagatttTTCAAACTGAAGTCATGATTTATGTCATTTGTTTGAAGCAAATtctgaaataatacaaatatattaacttttcctgatttttgtttGGGATCTGTTTTCAGGACCATGTCTCAGATTCtatgtaaaaacaacaacaacaaaaaaaacaaaaacacttgaaCAAAGAGGCAACAAAgacaatatatttcattaaaaattttatttttagagcccATCAATGGGCAAATCCCAAACAGTAGCAATACAGAgtatttaagaacattttaatatttctttctatccatctttgttttcctttccacaaACATACATACTGGATTAAAGCAACAATACTCTTAACCCCAAGTTCAATGCCTGAGTACTTTCAATATCTATTTTGAACACATAATAAAGCAGAGGCAGTTAATTTTATTTCCACTCGGAGCTTAGCAATTACTTTAGCTTCACATTATTCTATCACAAATTATAACCAAATGGCCTACCTAAGCagctaaaatcataaaattattataagCCAAGTCAATGGTATGTATAAAGTtaacaaaaaacaactaaactAGTATACATTTGTTTTGGGCCCTACAAGAAATATGCCAAAATAACAAGCTTTAGTAAAAGATGAGGTCCTTGGGCAGAGGAGAACGAGAAGTCATATCATCAAAAATTATGAGGAAAACTTAGGTAAAAGGAAATCAGTCTATAATTTTAaccaaatgaaggaagaaaggggaatacATTATCAGGGTTGATAACAACTTGGGAAAAGACATATAGCATTCAATCACAAACTTGTTCACTACCTCAAGAGCTCAACATCAGGCTCTCCAGGCATTCTGTTATTCTCCCACTAAGCTTCTTCACGTGAACATAAACCTACATTTATGCTAACAACAGAGTATTATATGGCTATTTAATCTGATggcaaacaacaggaaaaaaaattcttagggcCAGACTGACTTCAGCCCATCTCAGTACCCCTGAAAATAGGGGCAAAAAATTAATCACTAAGAAACAGTATTCAAAGAGTACTGTATTACCTAATGTGATTTATAAAACAAGCACAATTCAGTAATCGTCAATGGAAAAAgtcataatatttgaaaattaggaatgttttgatgattttttacCAAAATGGTACTCCAAACAGTTAAGTTGGAACAAATCCCAAACTCACACTTACTTGCATCACCTCAGTTTAATAATccaataaatgacaaaaaagacaaacaatgaaAACAGCATCATATAGCACAACAGCTTTGTCTGGCTCCCTCTAGATAAAATCTTCAGTTTTCCCATAGTTTTACCTAGAAATCCAGTTGTAGAATCAAACTGTGAATCCtatgaggagaaaaggaaaacaaaatagttaGATTCTAATATTGTACATATGCACATTTAAGTAATTGAATATACTGTTCTTAGAAtagatttttaatgaaatttttagtgtttaatcAATTCAGGAGGCTGTTTATAACTTGGGTAATCAAGCCTGATTACTCTGTGCAAAATAGAGTAATTCTCTCAATGAATAAAAAGCTCTTTCATcgaataaacatttctttcagcATCAGAGTAATTCAAAATCCCAAACTATTTAGGTCTTTTTCCAATTGTGTGAATTAAGACACTAATAATAAAGGTAAGTAGTTTGTCTACTATCATACAGGTGTTTGAGTCTCAGTTTTTGTTGGGGCATTGCTCTCAAAGGGCAAATGGTTGGTTGCTTTCAGTAATTCAGTACGATAATTCATCTAAAGTTTAATATGGTTAGCAGTTAaaggtactttatttttaagattctttaattCAGATAGCTGACTTTGAAGTACAGCAGAGTTTATTAAAAGTTAAGAGAGTATCATGTAAAGGTAGTAAAATTTGGTTAAGACTCCAAATATGGATGGGGAAAACTACCATATTAAAACATAGTTGGAAACTGGAAAAGTCCTAAAGATGAGAGGACTAGGTGTAGATTAAAAATACTGCACTTTCACAGAAATCTCAGTATCCTAAGATGTAAAGGCCCCAGCATAATGACAGCATTTGCACAGCTCGGGCTCTATGTAGTTCAAGCACTTTAGATCTATAGCTCTTCACCAGGGTTATGTATCACAATCACCTGggacaattttctttttccaaaatacatATATGCAGGTCCCTCCCCCTAAAATTCTATTTAGATTGAGAACTAGCATAAACACTTACAGAAAGTTCCCCAGTGATTTGAATGCACAACCTCCATAAGACCATTGCTTTCAATGACATATTTCTgaataacacaattttaaaagcaagTGGAGAAACTAGGGAAGGTCTAGAGAAATTTGACATtcgaaataaatattaaagaatggtAAGAGGTTCTACAAAGAAAGGTATATGTTGCTGAGCTCCCTTAGACTGGAGAGATAAAAGGCTCTGGGATGTTACTATGTTCAAATCTTATTGATTTGTTCAGAAGTGATTCTTAGGAGATCAAATAGAAATAGGCTCACATTACATGAAAGACAATCAATTGGATGGATATGAAGTGCTTTTTGATTACTTGGTAGTCAGTATCCATTGAGATCTCCAAGAACACTCAAAACAGTCATTTTTCCTGAGTCTTTAACAGTGTTTTAAACataagattaaaaatacaatggcttccacctcctcctcctactcACAGTGTGTTAGGTAAGATGAAAAATGCAAGAATGAATAAACCTATTAGTTATTTCAAAGCAATGAGATACAAATAGACCAGAATCCAGAACTTATGATCTCTAgattaatttcaaaatggataaGAGTTAAAATGATATTATTCCTGATTAACAGACTAAATTTGAGAATATTAGATCAACTTTCTTAAATTTAAAGTCACAACCACTTACCATTTCagctaataatttattttgatgtttaacCTCATGGCCTATTTCAATggaaagctattaaaaaaaaaaaaagagagacacatgCATTATTACTCACATAATGGCATTTAAGTGTTATAGAGTAAAATGACATTCTAAGCATACACATTTTCTCAAAACTGTCTTCTAAAACTATAAACTACATATAgttttttctgataatttttccACTgacattaaaggaaaataaatttagaatttgtACTGTTTCCCAACTATGGATATTGTCTCCCTGCTCTTCATTTTGATTTCATCTTAATATTCAATTCCATCTTTTAATTTTGGTACACACTTCTGTCTGGTTCTCTTATCCTTGCatgcttttttcttcctctctttataTTATTCATACAACagcatttatatgtatattttcttctttacattttaagagaTATATATAAGTACCTATATTATCAATTCAAATCTACATGGGACATTACTTTGAATATATGCCTAAACTAGTTAtttattcagattcttttttaaaaatgtttatttgagagaaagagagaatgagcaggggagggatagagagagagagagagagagagagggaatgaatgaatcctaagcaggttctgctctgtcagcataaagcccaatgcagggctcggtctcaatgcagggcttggtctcatgaaccatgacatcataattgagccaaaatcaagaacaggAGGCTTAACTAAGTCATGGGGTGCCCTATTTAGATTCTAAAAAGTTTTTCGTTAAAGTATGACAATAAACTGGAAAAAGATTGACAAGTTATTGTTAAGGCTCAGCCgagccttaaaaaaaatacaatttaagtgATTATTGCTGTTATTCAGACCAAAGCCTACTCAATACTTTATATGACAAATTCATTAAAGGCTTCACTTCCAAGATATTTGGATAAATTACAAGCAACAAATGAAAATCTTGGCAAACCATTGCAAATATTGTTCTCAACTTCTCTTGTGTGGAAAGTATATGAGGTGATACACAAAATCACACTAGAATTCTATAGATCAGAACATGagcttttcccccaaatttaacaATCCAGAGATAATAAAGCCACTATAAAGCCAAATAGCCCAAATCACCTAACTACTTTCTACAACTTTCATTCATGACAAGGAAAGAAATttcccggggggtggggggggggggggggggtaaagctTTCTTCCAACAAGGAGCTAAATTATCAATgtcagagttaaaaataaataaataattcttaattcTCTATCAATGTTGATTTTCTAAACTGTTAACATTATACAGTATTACTTAGTTCGTAGATCAACTCTTTTTGATCTAATATGACTTTGAAACCAACACTCTTTTCAGAATGTTATTAGTATCCAGGCTGAACAcaattgtattttccaaagactaATGAAATACCAATTAAGTTTTAGCAACATGAGTTTCTACTGAAGGCTCTATGAGTTTATAGCATGTTTACTGTAATACAGAATCAATTACATACActgttaaaatcatatttttgtaattcttttactTAACACATGTTAAACCCCGATACCACTGATAACGAATTATGCTTAGGTGCTgtgttaaagataaaaataaaaacagaaaaccctaCATTCtggtaaatttattttacatacaaaTAATCCCAATGCAGATTCCTGTGCAATACGTGCTGTAGACATGGTGCAAACTGTCTTATGTTCACAAGGAAAAGAGTTACTTTTGATGTGGTAATTAGGTAAAGCttgcaggaaggaaggagtgcAGTGAGGTGGAGCCTTTACTATTAAAGGCTTTGGCCAATGTAAGGAGGGAAAGGACACCTCCCCAGTAAAGGGAGAGTATGATCAAAGATGTGGGAGTGCAAGTGACACCATGCACAGGACGAGAGATTCTCTAATGTGTCTGGCAGAAAACATACACATTCCAGAAGTGTAGGAGATAAGGTCTGATAAGCTGTGGATAATCTCTAAAGGACCCATTTAACCAAGCAACAGAGTATGGATTTTATTCTTACATCATGGGAAGGCACTGAAGCCTTCTGGGAGCAAAGGATGCAATTTTACAAACACTCCAAAAAGATGGCGGAATATGCAAAAAATGAGGAACAAATAGGTTACgaggctctctccatactttgccTATGAAAACCAGGGGATAGtatcagaaatagaaaagtagaaacagaaagaaggaagcacaAAACTTAGTGACTAACGTGATGTACAAAGATAGAAACACTGAGATGTGTAGCTTAGTATACTAGAAGAACAAAACTCAGGAGAAGAACTGCTTGGGGGTGGAAGACGTACCGCTCTGAGACATTACTACAGACAACATATAGTACTgtagattcacacacacacacacacacacacacacacacagctaaagttaaaaaaaaaaaaatgtaccattatGTTTTGATTTGGCCACACTTTTAATCTTCTATTCAAATCATGTTTAAATTTTGAGTGTACTTTGACCTCACTGAACTATACACAACTTGGGTAACTGAATTCCTCCATATGATACCAACAAATAGTTTAtaagtacatatgtatacataaatacacaaattGGAAAGTATATCATCTGTTATGTACTTACAGATTTTATAGCAGTTACTTTGCTTCTCAGACTTTCAGTGagtctctcattttcttcttcacagGCACTGTACCCACTGTTAGCATACCCATAGTTCCCATAGTTGCCTGGAGGTACTCCTTCACCTGCAAGGATCAGAGTCACAGTATAGTTGTAGCAAAAACAAGCCACCTTTGAAGCCTTGatagaaaagaaccaaaaaagacccctgGAGGGCGTTGCAGACCACATATGTCTGTAACATTCACACttcaaaggaattttaaaaattaataaccaaATGGAGATCAGAACAATTCTTTTCTAATGCCCTCTTTTAAGCAAAGAATATTCAATTTGTTTTATACTTATTGATTGCTTATTAATTGCCCACAAGACACTAAAGTAGGCACTGATCTACAAGGATATTCAGGATACATTCCCTCTCCATAAAAActacaa is a window from the Leopardus geoffroyi isolate Oge1 chromosome A2, O.geoffroyi_Oge1_pat1.0, whole genome shotgun sequence genome containing:
- the BET1 gene encoding BET1 homolog isoform X1; amino-acid sequence: MRRAGLGEGVPPGNYGNYGYANSGYSACEEENERLTESLRSKVTAIKSLSIEIGHEVKHQNKLLAEMDSQFDSTTGFLGKTMGKLKILSRGSQTKLLCYMMLFSLFVFFVIYWIIKLR
- the BET1 gene encoding BET1 homolog isoform X2, which translates into the protein MRRAGLGEGVPPGNYGNYGYANSGYSACEEENERLTESLRSKVTAIKSLSIEIGHEVKHQNKLLAEMDSQFDSTTGFLDTSDILQDNMLVSGFEMML